In the genome of Loxodonta africana isolate mLoxAfr1 chromosome 16, mLoxAfr1.hap2, whole genome shotgun sequence, one region contains:
- the PRLHR gene encoding prolactin-releasing peptide receptor: protein MASLPTRGPGILDLFSRLPPEAATPANRSSEGNGTVAVPDAQAVTPFQNLQLVHQLKGLIVLLYSIVVVVGLVGNCLLVLVIARVRRLHNVTNFLIGNLALSDVLMCAACVPLTLAYAFEPRGWVFGGGLCHLVFFLQPVTVYVSVFTLTTIAVDRYVVLVHPLRRRISLRLSAYAVLAIWALSAVLALPAAVHTYHVELKPHGVSLCEEFWGPQERQRQLYAWGLLLGTYLLPLLVILVSYVRVSVKLRNRVVPGSVTQSQADWDRARRRRTFCLLVVVVVVFAVCWLPLHVFNLLRDLDPHAIDPYSFGLVQLLCHWLAMSSACYNPFIYAWLHDSFREELRKLLLAWPRKIAPHGQSMTVSVVI, encoded by the coding sequence ATGGCCTCACTGCCCACTCGGGGCCCCGGGATCCTTGACTTATTCTCCCGGCTACCCCCGGAGGCCGCTACCCCAGCCAACCGGAGCTCCGAGGGCAACGGGACAGTGGCGGTGCCAGACGCTCAGGCCGTCACGCCCTTCCAGAACCTACAGCTGGTACATCAGCTGAAGGGGCTTATCGTGCTGCTCTACAGCATCGTGGTGGTTGTGGGGCTGGTGGGCAACTGCCTGCTGGTGCTGGTGATCGCACGAGTGCGGCGGCTGCACAACGTGACCAACTTCCTCATTGGCAACCTGGCCTTGTCCGACGTGCTCATGTGCGCCGCTTGCGTGCCTCTTACGCTGGCCTACGCCTTCGAGCCACGAGGCTGGGTGTTTGGTGGCGGTCTGTGCCACCTGGTCTTCTTCCTGCAGCCCGTCACCGTCTACGTATCGGTGTTCACGCTCACCACCATCGCCGTGGACCGCTACGTCGTGCTGGTGCACCCGCTGCGCCGGCGCATCTCTCTGCGCCTCAGCGCCTACGCGGTCCTGGCCATCTGGGCGCTGTCCGCGGTGCTGGCTCTGCCCGCCGCCGTGCACACCTACCATGTCGAGCTGAAGCCGCACGGCGTGAGCCTCTGCGAGGAGTTCTGGGGGCCCCAGGAGCGCCAGCGCCAGCTCTACGCCTGGGGGCTGCTGCTTGGCACCTACCTGCTCCCCCTGCTGGTCATCCTCGTGTCTTATGTGCGGGTGTCGGTGAAGCTCCGGAACCGCGTGGTGCCCGGCTCCGTGACTCAGAGCCAGGCCGACTGGGACCGCGCGCGGCGCCGCCGCACTTTCTGCCTGCTGGTGGTGGTCGTGGTGGTGTTCGCCGTCTGCTGGCTGCCGCTGCACGTCTTCAACCTGCTGCGGGACCTTGACCCGCACGCCATCGACCCCTACTCCTTCGGGctggtgcagctgctgtgccaCTGGCTCGCCATGAGCTCCGCCTGCTACAACCCCTTCATCTACGCCTGGCTGCATGACAGCTTCCGCGAGGAGCTGCGCAAGCTCTTGCTTGCCTGGCCTCGCAAGATCGCGCCGCATGGCCAGAGTATGACCGTCAGCGTGGTCATCTAA